In Ilumatobacter fluminis, the following proteins share a genomic window:
- a CDS encoding NADH-quinone oxidoreductase subunit C, whose protein sequence is MSDIDNDTDAPEISAEIPTVHDCIAGESCGQTVVFPTREQYVDLVKKLADDGYSMIIDLCGVDYLEYMDRPLPDDIVAERFEVVVNLLDITHRRRIRLRVQVPEAEPTIPTLFDVHPGAEAYERETYDMFGVVFTEHPDMTRILMPEDWVGHPLRKDYAVGKIPVQFKGAHS, encoded by the coding sequence ATGAGCGACATCGACAACGACACCGACGCGCCCGAGATCTCAGCCGAGATCCCGACGGTGCACGACTGCATCGCCGGCGAGAGCTGTGGCCAGACCGTCGTGTTCCCGACGCGGGAGCAGTACGTCGACCTGGTCAAGAAGCTGGCCGACGACGGCTACTCGATGATCATCGATCTCTGCGGCGTCGACTACCTCGAGTACATGGATCGTCCGTTGCCCGACGACATCGTCGCCGAGCGCTTCGAGGTGGTCGTCAACCTCCTCGACATCACGCACCGTCGCCGCATCCGACTGCGGGTGCAGGTGCCCGAAGCCGAGCCGACGATCCCGACGCTGTTCGACGTCCACCCGGGCGCCGAGGCCTACGAGCGCGAGACGTACGACATGTTCGGCGTCGTGTTCACCGAGCACCCCGACATGACCCGCATCCTGATGCCCGAAGACTGGGTCGGCCACCCCCTCCGCAAGGACTACGCCGTCGGCAAGATCCCCGTCCAGTTCAAGGGAGCACACTCGTGA
- a CDS encoding menaquinol-cytochrome c reductase cytochrome b subunit, with translation MTEIPEHLLKRAQAAREKAATSEPAAEPAASEPAAESPADSRIPAHLLERSKAAKANKGGGDAGAAESGGGVAVQDKVASVVQAGPAAGGVPVGAGPGGHTQRLLTVVKSGSIQDVKAQPVDKVHTWPHLLAAEFVAALACLTFTFLFSIWVNAPLLQAQNPNQTPNPSKAPWYFLGLQELLTMFHPMIAGVTIPGVGLIVLIFAPYIDRNPSNKPEDRKFAISLMTVHLMFWAVLTMIGSFFRGPGFNFVFPWEDGLFFEL, from the coding sequence ATGACTGAGATCCCAGAACACTTGCTCAAGCGGGCGCAGGCCGCCCGTGAAAAGGCTGCGACCAGCGAACCGGCGGCTGAGCCCGCCGCGTCCGAACCGGCCGCCGAGTCGCCCGCAGACTCGCGCATCCCGGCGCACCTGCTCGAGCGCAGCAAGGCCGCGAAGGCCAACAAGGGTGGCGGCGACGCCGGTGCAGCCGAGTCCGGCGGCGGCGTTGCCGTCCAGGACAAGGTCGCCTCGGTCGTCCAGGCCGGCCCCGCCGCCGGCGGTGTGCCCGTCGGTGCCGGCCCCGGTGGCCACACCCAGCGACTGCTGACCGTCGTCAAGTCCGGATCGATCCAGGACGTCAAGGCGCAGCCGGTCGACAAGGTCCACACCTGGCCGCACCTGCTCGCCGCGGAGTTCGTGGCGGCGCTCGCTTGTCTCACCTTCACCTTCTTGTTCTCGATCTGGGTCAACGCTCCGTTGCTCCAGGCGCAGAACCCCAACCAGACGCCGAACCCGTCGAAGGCGCCGTGGTACTTCCTGGGCCTCCAGGAACTGCTCACGATGTTCCACCCGATGATCGCCGGCGTGACCATCCCCGGTGTGGGCCTGATCGTGCTGATCTTCGCCCCGTACATCGATCGCAATCCGTCCAACAAGCCCGAAGATCGCAAGTTCGCGATCTCGCTGATGACCGTCCACCTCATGTTCTGGGCAGTCCTCACGATGATCGGTTCGTTCTTCCGTGGGCCTGGCTTCAACTTCGTCTTCCCGTGGGAAGACGGCCTGTTCTTCGAACTGTGA
- a CDS encoding c-type cytochrome, protein MIALTTTSIAWLIFAVVLGGWVVYAFLNIRQSRDELGSEIELAANRKPYYDDETLEGSRLTRVLGMGVILLVVISIALPLYWILEPSRQAGAQAEKEEKFIEWGADLFAPTADGGFNCAGCHGGMDGAGGVAEYNLTDPTTGEVRVVNWKAPAVNSVLYRFSEEEVKFILVYGRPFSPMSPWGVDGGGPMNDQQIDTLIAYMRSIQIEREDCGEGEEDAGTCPSGHLPVEIQDNIEQLAMASVEDGTYGSYGEALYNLEFSSGAYSCARCHTPGWSWDEPGVTGQGGFGWNLTGGRANTQFPVEADMIDFIANGSENGARYGVQGQGSGRMPGFGAMLTDEQIQAIVEYVRSL, encoded by the coding sequence ATGATTGCCCTGACCACCACATCGATCGCGTGGCTCATCTTCGCCGTTGTCCTCGGCGGCTGGGTCGTCTACGCGTTCCTCAACATCCGGCAGTCGCGCGACGAACTCGGTTCCGAGATCGAGCTCGCGGCCAACCGCAAGCCGTACTACGACGACGAGACGCTCGAAGGCTCGCGCCTGACGCGCGTCCTCGGCATGGGCGTCATCTTGCTGGTCGTGATCTCGATCGCGCTGCCGCTCTACTGGATCCTCGAACCCTCACGGCAGGCCGGAGCGCAGGCCGAGAAGGAAGAGAAGTTCATCGAATGGGGCGCCGACCTGTTCGCACCCACCGCTGACGGCGGCTTCAACTGCGCAGGCTGCCACGGTGGCATGGACGGAGCCGGCGGTGTCGCCGAGTACAACCTGACCGACCCCACCACCGGTGAGGTCCGAGTGGTCAACTGGAAGGCGCCGGCGGTCAACTCGGTGCTGTACCGCTTCAGCGAGGAAGAAGTGAAGTTCATCCTCGTCTACGGTCGCCCGTTCAGCCCGATGTCGCCGTGGGGCGTCGACGGCGGCGGCCCGATGAACGATCAGCAGATCGACACGCTCATCGCCTACATGCGCAGCATCCAGATCGAGCGCGAAGACTGTGGTGAGGGCGAGGAAGACGCCGGCACATGCCCGTCCGGTCATCTCCCGGTCGAGATCCAGGACAACATCGAACAGCTCGCCATGGCCTCCGTCGAAGACGGCACGTACGGCTCGTACGGCGAAGCGCTCTACAACCTCGAGTTCAGCAGCGGTGCCTACAGCTGCGCCCGGTGCCACACCCCCGGCTGGAGCTGGGACGAGCCCGGCGTCACCGGTCAGGGCGGCTTCGGCTGGAACCTCACCGGCGGCCGCGCCAACACCCAGTTCCCGGTCGAAGCCGACATGATCGACTTCATCGCGAACGGTTCGGAGAACGGCGCCCGCTACGGCGTGCAGGGCCAGGGCAGCGGACGCATGCCCGGCTTCGGTGCCATGCTGACCGATGAACAGATCCAGGCCATCGTCGAGTACGTACGGAGTTTGTGA
- a CDS encoding NADH-quinone oxidoreductase subunit A has product MGQYLPLVALMVLAIAFGGLSFLASRLLAPRRPSMAKEAPYECGIVPSREPPDRFPVSFYIVAMLFIMFDIEIIFLYPYAIEAGALGQFGFWAIALFSVIFFLTFVYEVARGGLEWGPIHRYRDLRADAAMVSAERTTTTTIRRVGLEGRTDRATAGGADDTPSEHEAA; this is encoded by the coding sequence ATGGGTCAGTACCTTCCGCTCGTCGCCTTGATGGTGCTGGCCATCGCCTTCGGTGGTCTCAGCTTCCTGGCGTCGCGCCTGCTCGCTCCGCGCCGTCCGTCGATGGCCAAGGAAGCACCGTACGAGTGCGGCATCGTGCCATCGCGCGAGCCGCCCGATCGCTTCCCCGTGAGCTTCTACATCGTCGCGATGTTGTTCATCATGTTCGACATCGAGATCATCTTCTTGTACCCGTACGCGATCGAGGCCGGCGCGCTCGGCCAGTTCGGTTTCTGGGCGATCGCGCTGTTCTCGGTGATCTTCTTCCTGACGTTCGTGTACGAGGTCGCACGCGGTGGGCTCGAATGGGGCCCGATCCATCGCTACCGAGATCTCCGAGCCGACGCCGCGATGGTGTCGGCCGAGCGCACCACCACCACGACCATCCGTCGGGTCGGCCTCGAAGGCCGTACCGACCGTGCCACCGCTGGGGGAGCGGACGACACGCCATCGGAACACGAAGCTGCCTAG
- the nuoE gene encoding NADH-quinone oxidoreductase subunit NuoE — translation MSRLNDQNVALAKEIVARYPKKKSALIPLVHLSQEQNGYVTEEAMKHVAELVDVTPAEVYGTASFYEMFRFEPTGKYLINICGTMSCALMGGHDLMHHAEHTLGVKAGSTTDDGLITLQHAECQAACTEAPTLQVNYRHRFRVTPAEFDELVDDLRAGKLDDEIPPHGTLGRNRQHIPADKAVGAVPPDEVDGAPAWVTIKEEGAS, via the coding sequence ATGAGTCGTTTGAATGACCAGAACGTGGCGCTGGCGAAGGAGATCGTCGCCCGCTACCCGAAGAAGAAGTCGGCGCTGATCCCGCTCGTGCACCTGAGCCAGGAACAGAACGGATACGTCACCGAGGAGGCGATGAAGCACGTCGCCGAACTCGTCGACGTGACCCCCGCCGAGGTGTACGGCACCGCTTCGTTCTACGAGATGTTCCGGTTCGAGCCGACCGGCAAGTACCTCATCAACATCTGCGGCACCATGAGCTGTGCGCTGATGGGCGGCCACGACCTCATGCACCACGCCGAGCACACGCTCGGCGTGAAGGCCGGTTCGACCACCGACGACGGTCTCATCACCTTGCAGCACGCCGAGTGCCAGGCCGCCTGCACCGAGGCGCCGACGCTCCAGGTCAACTACCGCCACCGGTTCCGGGTCACGCCCGCGGAGTTCGACGAACTGGTCGACGATCTGCGCGCGGGCAAGCTCGACGACGAGATCCCGCCGCACGGCACGCTCGGCCGCAACCGCCAGCACATCCCCGCCGACAAGGCCGTCGGCGCGGTGCCGCCCGACGAGGTCGACGGCGCACCCGCCTGGGTCACGATAAAGGAAGAAGGCGCTTCATGA
- the nuoD gene encoding NADH dehydrogenase (quinone) subunit D: MSTTEQPAVTAQQPWSHANVGQTTAGEQEMKPRSETTAEELMREIGSVLRMSEAEAAQLGDLPDDPDDDQTMIINMGPQHPSTHGVLRLMLELQGETVLRCKPIIGYLHTGMEKTGEQLTFMQGGTNVTRMDYLSPFNNELAFSMATEKLLGIDGDIPERAVWMRMLLSELNRMSSHLLFLATNGMDLGAVSMMIYGWREREEVLRFFQKVTGLRMNHNFIRPGGLAADLPPGWRDDVLRLLDLIPERLEEYDILMTGQPIWRERLQGVGVITPDEAIALGANGPILRSTGVPWDLRRDMPYLKYDEVDFDVIVGTYGDAYDRYAIRLNEVRESMKIVRQILDRMPQGDYRIQDKKVTPPPRARIDESMEALIHHFKIFTEGFKVPEGEVYVGIESPRGEIGCYIASDGSPTPYRMHMRAPSFANIQCLPHMLRGGLVADAVAIISSTDPVLGDVDR; the protein is encoded by the coding sequence GTGAGCACGACGGAACAACCGGCCGTGACGGCCCAGCAGCCGTGGTCGCATGCGAATGTCGGTCAGACGACGGCCGGCGAGCAGGAGATGAAGCCGCGGTCGGAGACGACCGCCGAGGAGCTGATGCGCGAGATCGGCTCGGTCCTGCGCATGAGCGAGGCCGAGGCCGCCCAGCTCGGCGACCTGCCCGACGACCCCGACGACGATCAGACGATGATCATCAACATGGGGCCGCAGCACCCGTCGACGCACGGCGTGCTCCGACTCATGCTCGAGCTGCAGGGCGAGACCGTCCTGCGGTGCAAGCCGATCATCGGCTACCTGCACACCGGCATGGAGAAGACCGGTGAGCAGCTCACGTTCATGCAGGGCGGCACGAACGTCACCCGCATGGACTATCTGTCGCCGTTCAACAACGAGCTCGCGTTCTCGATGGCGACCGAGAAGCTGCTCGGCATCGACGGCGACATCCCCGAACGCGCCGTCTGGATGCGGATGCTGCTCTCCGAGCTCAACCGCATGTCGTCGCACCTGCTGTTCCTCGCCACCAACGGCATGGACCTCGGCGCCGTTTCGATGATGATCTACGGCTGGCGCGAACGAGAAGAGGTCCTGCGCTTCTTCCAGAAGGTCACCGGTCTGCGGATGAACCACAACTTCATCCGACCGGGCGGCCTCGCCGCCGACCTGCCGCCCGGCTGGCGCGACGACGTCCTCCGTCTGCTCGACCTCATCCCCGAGCGGCTCGAGGAGTACGACATCCTCATGACGGGCCAGCCGATCTGGCGCGAGCGTCTGCAGGGCGTCGGCGTGATCACGCCCGACGAGGCGATCGCCCTCGGCGCGAACGGACCGATCCTTCGCTCGACCGGCGTCCCCTGGGACCTCCGACGCGACATGCCGTACCTGAAGTACGACGAGGTCGACTTCGACGTCATCGTCGGCACCTACGGTGACGCGTACGACCGGTACGCGATCCGCCTCAACGAGGTGCGCGAGTCGATGAAGATCGTCCGCCAGATCCTCGACCGGATGCCCCAGGGCGATTACCGCATCCAGGACAAGAAGGTCACCCCGCCGCCGCGTGCCCGCATCGACGAGTCGATGGAGGCGCTGATCCACCACTTCAAGATCTTCACCGAGGGCTTCAAGGTGCCCGAGGGCGAGGTGTACGTCGGCATCGAGTCGCCGCGCGGCGAGATCGGTTGCTACATCGCCTCCGACGGTTCACCCACCCCGTACCGCATGCACATGCGCGCCCCGTCGTTCGCCAACATCCAGTGTCTGCCGCACATGCTGCGTGGCGGACTGGTGGCCGACGCGGTCGCGATCATCTCGAGCACCGACCCCGTCCTCGGCGACGTCGACAGGTAG
- the nuoG gene encoding NADH-quinone oxidoreductase subunit NuoG, protein MSDADEQQPDTQEPDTGAADADAAERGEAHPETQATDAEADVPADDDQPAEASATADDADAIADETQGGDGADDEAPAEPDPNLVQVTINGRAFDAHQGELVINAAERAGHYVPRFCYHPRMSSVGMCRQCMVEIDTGRGPMLQPSCMVSVAPDMKVETESDTAKRAQEGILELLLANHPLDCPVCDKGGECPLQDQAFSHGPGESRYVEQKRHYEKPIPISDHILLDRERCILCDRCTRFADEVAGDKLIHFIDRGNYTQVATFPDEPFASYFSGNVAQICPVGALTAKPYRFKARPWDLEQADSTCTTCSVGCRISVHSSRDQLLRYQGVDTGLDTDSVNLGWMCDRGRFNFEAVESELRLADPQVRGEAGLAKSSWASAMSIIEQLLRHASSVALLGGARSTNEGAFAWAKLADAMGISFRDAQLGDGLPAGVLDLPRATIDDAVNAKTVILLGPDLKEELPVLYLRLRDAAVSGTTKLVEFSTQETGLTRYAWKSVRHAPGMGATEISRALADAAMADQLASGEVVIVAGRGNLAASEATAVAAIHAARAAAPDAKVLPALRRGNVVGALQLGLAPSDADHDALATLRACADGKVDVLVLLGADPLNDCPDADLARRGLAGARRVISIDTHPSESTQQADIVLPAAAFAEQSGTTTNLEGRVTDVAQKITANGTARPDWMIASELALRMGHDLGFETIEQITAAIAALPGFAPAFDGGFATGSLPALPDASTNDQVPSGYDFRLVVSRKLYDRAVNTVMAPSIAKLNIGAGARVHSLDLPRVGVDDGTDVKLISATGSVVLPLIADDSVQRGTIWAPFNMAGADVTDLVDATAPVTDVRIERLT, encoded by the coding sequence ATGAGCGACGCAGACGAACAGCAGCCCGACACGCAAGAACCCGACACCGGGGCTGCCGACGCCGATGCCGCCGAGCGCGGTGAAGCCCATCCCGAGACCCAGGCCACCGACGCCGAAGCCGACGTCCCCGCCGACGACGATCAGCCCGCCGAAGCATCCGCCACCGCGGACGACGCCGACGCGATCGCCGACGAGACGCAGGGCGGCGACGGCGCCGACGACGAGGCACCGGCCGAACCCGACCCGAACCTCGTCCAGGTCACCATCAACGGCCGCGCCTTCGACGCCCACCAGGGCGAACTCGTCATCAACGCAGCCGAGCGTGCCGGCCACTACGTGCCCCGGTTCTGCTACCACCCGCGCATGTCGTCGGTGGGCATGTGCCGCCAGTGCATGGTCGAGATCGACACGGGTCGCGGCCCGATGCTGCAGCCCTCCTGCATGGTGAGCGTCGCCCCCGACATGAAGGTCGAGACCGAGAGCGACACGGCCAAGCGTGCCCAAGAAGGCATCCTCGAACTCCTGCTCGCCAACCACCCGCTCGACTGTCCGGTCTGCGACAAGGGCGGCGAATGCCCCCTCCAGGACCAGGCGTTCAGCCACGGTCCCGGCGAGAGCCGCTACGTGGAGCAGAAGCGCCACTACGAGAAGCCGATCCCGATCAGCGATCACATCCTGCTCGACCGTGAGCGCTGCATCCTGTGCGACCGCTGCACCCGCTTCGCGGACGAGGTGGCCGGCGACAAGCTGATCCACTTCATCGACCGTGGCAACTACACCCAGGTCGCCACGTTCCCCGACGAGCCGTTCGCGTCGTACTTCTCCGGCAACGTCGCCCAGATCTGCCCGGTGGGCGCCCTCACCGCCAAGCCGTACCGCTTCAAGGCCCGCCCCTGGGATCTCGAACAGGCCGACTCCACGTGCACGACCTGCTCGGTCGGTTGCCGGATCTCGGTGCATTCGAGCCGCGACCAGCTGCTCCGCTACCAGGGCGTCGACACCGGGCTCGACACCGACTCGGTCAACCTCGGCTGGATGTGCGACCGCGGTCGGTTCAACTTCGAAGCGGTCGAGTCCGAACTCCGCCTCGCCGACCCGCAGGTCCGCGGTGAAGCCGGCCTCGCCAAGTCGTCGTGGGCGTCGGCGATGTCGATCATCGAGCAGCTCCTGCGCCACGCGTCGAGCGTTGCGCTGCTCGGCGGTGCCCGCTCCACCAACGAGGGAGCATTCGCCTGGGCCAAGCTCGCCGACGCGATGGGGATCTCGTTCCGCGACGCCCAGCTCGGCGACGGCCTCCCGGCGGGCGTGCTCGACCTGCCGCGCGCCACGATCGACGACGCCGTCAACGCGAAGACCGTCATCCTGCTCGGCCCCGACCTCAAAGAAGAGCTCCCGGTGCTGTACCTGCGCCTCCGCGATGCTGCGGTCAGCGGTACCACCAAGCTCGTCGAGTTCTCGACGCAGGAGACCGGGCTCACCCGCTACGCCTGGAAGAGCGTCCGCCATGCCCCGGGCATGGGAGCGACCGAGATCAGCCGTGCCCTCGCCGACGCCGCGATGGCCGACCAGCTCGCGTCGGGTGAGGTCGTGATCGTCGCCGGTCGTGGCAACCTCGCCGCAAGCGAGGCGACCGCCGTCGCCGCGATCCACGCAGCCCGCGCCGCCGCCCCCGATGCGAAGGTGCTCCCGGCGCTGCGACGCGGGAACGTGGTCGGTGCGCTGCAGCTCGGCCTCGCGCCGAGCGATGCCGACCACGACGCGCTCGCCACCCTGCGAGCCTGCGCCGACGGCAAGGTCGACGTGCTCGTCCTGCTCGGCGCCGACCCGCTCAACGACTGCCCCGACGCCGATCTCGCCCGCCGTGGTCTGGCAGGCGCCCGCCGGGTCATCTCGATCGACACGCACCCGTCGGAGTCGACGCAGCAGGCCGACATCGTCCTGCCGGCTGCGGCGTTCGCCGAACAGTCGGGCACCACGACCAACCTCGAGGGTCGCGTCACCGACGTCGCCCAGAAGATCACCGCCAACGGAACCGCCCGTCCCGACTGGATGATCGCCTCGGAACTGGCTCTCCGCATGGGCCACGACCTCGGGTTCGAGACGATCGAGCAGATCACTGCCGCGATCGCCGCACTGCCGGGCTTCGCCCCGGCCTTCGACGGCGGGTTCGCCACCGGCTCGCTGCCGGCGCTGCCCGACGCCTCGACGAACGACCAGGTGCCGAGCGGCTACGACTTCCGACTCGTCGTGAGTCGCAAGCTGTACGACCGGGCGGTCAACACGGTCATGGCACCGTCGATCGCCAAGCTCAACATCGGCGCCGGTGCCCGCGTGCACTCCCTCGACCTGCCCCGGGTAGGCGTCGACGACGGCACCGACGTGAAGTTGATCAGTGCGACCGGTTCGGTCGTCCTGCCGCTGATCGCCGACGACTCGGTCCAGCGCGGCACGATCTGGGCGCCGTTCAACATGGCCGGCGCCGACGTCACCGATCTGGTCGACGCCACCGCGCCCGTCACCGACGTCCGCATCGAGAGGTTGACCTGA
- a CDS encoding ubiquinol-cytochrome c reductase iron-sulfur subunit produces MSTTAAIIIGVVAVVVLAALAFVTLARRSDVRGAGALSAETVKRDSTARKQRAAVEGEAAAARTGADAEAEGVVARTGTAVVPASDDTGLAPFTPPDPEEIGVSRRQFFNRATIGLMAASLGAFSAAAFVAFLWPTKTGGFGGKVSVGKLSDVKTGIASGDGFFYAPEARAWITEYPVDAISKADGIYQGPLLANMQEGIIISYQKCPHLGCRVPQCVSSQWFECGCHGSQYNRVGEKKAGPAPRGMDHFAAEITGAGDVIIDTGTVWQGPPIGTNTTGQEAEGPHCVGAADH; encoded by the coding sequence ATGAGCACCACCGCAGCAATCATCATCGGCGTCGTCGCCGTCGTCGTCCTCGCCGCACTGGCGTTCGTCACCCTGGCTCGTCGCAGCGACGTGCGCGGGGCCGGCGCGCTCAGTGCCGAGACGGTGAAACGCGATTCGACCGCCCGCAAGCAGCGCGCCGCCGTCGAGGGCGAGGCCGCCGCGGCCCGCACCGGCGCCGACGCCGAGGCCGAAGGCGTCGTCGCCCGAACCGGCACCGCCGTCGTGCCGGCGTCCGACGACACCGGGCTGGCCCCGTTCACCCCGCCCGACCCCGAAGAGATCGGCGTCAGCCGCCGCCAGTTCTTCAACCGTGCGACGATCGGCCTGATGGCCGCCAGCCTCGGCGCGTTCTCCGCAGCGGCGTTCGTCGCCTTCCTGTGGCCGACCAAGACCGGCGGCTTCGGCGGCAAGGTCAGCGTCGGCAAGCTGTCCGACGTCAAGACCGGCATCGCGTCCGGCGACGGCTTCTTCTACGCACCCGAGGCCCGCGCCTGGATCACCGAGTACCCGGTCGACGCGATCTCGAAGGCCGATGGCATCTATCAGGGCCCGCTGCTCGCGAACATGCAAGAGGGCATCATCATCTCGTACCAGAAGTGCCCGCACCTCGGTTGCCGCGTGCCCCAGTGCGTCTCGAGCCAGTGGTTCGAGTGCGGCTGCCACGGTTCGCAGTACAACCGTGTCGGCGAGAAGAAGGCCGGTCCCGCCCCGCGGGGCATGGACCACTTCGCCGCCGAGATCACCGGCGCCGGCGACGTCATCATCGACACCGGCACCGTGTGGCAGGGTCCCCCAATCGGAACGAACACGACCGGCCAGGAGGCTGAGGGTCCGCACTGCGTCGGAGCCGCTGATCACTGA
- a CDS encoding complex I 51 kDa subunit family protein: MSAHGSYPWAAGYYDDGDRPQIVTSRFKYEDSHTIDRYHATGGYEGLKKALSMPPEEVHDEVRKSTLLGRGGAGFPAGVKWGFTPQGVWPRYLVVNGDESEPGTYKDRLLMELDPHQLIEGCLIACYAAGLSRCFLYIRGEMALAHERVAKALDDAYAHGYIGTNILGTDFSVDIVLHWGAGAYVVGEETALIESLEGERGMPRLKPPYFPAAIGLYGKPTIVNNVETLSNLPFIALNGSAAYTAIGTETSPGTRMIAVSGHVKRPGVFEIVNGSTTFRDLLYGDEFSQGMRDGRELKAFVPGGGSAPWFLPDQLDISFEGREAGSAGSMLGSGAVMVMDDTTDIPAAALTLVKFYAHESCGKCVPCREGGTWLYRIVERIVAGDGTDADLETIREVGQSICPGEMPHASSERLGLEAVPFPYKMTTICFVGPSAYVPIHSAMTLFPEEFEAIVTKREVRTTIPVTAVPVGGE; this comes from the coding sequence ATGAGCGCGCACGGTTCGTACCCCTGGGCCGCCGGCTACTACGACGACGGCGATCGTCCGCAGATCGTCACCTCGCGCTTCAAGTACGAGGACTCGCACACCATCGACCGCTACCACGCCACCGGCGGGTACGAGGGGCTGAAGAAGGCCCTGTCGATGCCGCCCGAGGAGGTGCACGACGAGGTTCGCAAGTCGACCCTCCTCGGCCGTGGCGGCGCCGGCTTCCCCGCCGGCGTCAAATGGGGCTTCACGCCCCAGGGCGTGTGGCCGCGCTACCTCGTCGTCAACGGCGACGAGTCGGAACCGGGCACCTACAAGGACCGCCTCCTGATGGAGCTCGATCCGCACCAGCTGATCGAGGGCTGCCTGATCGCCTGCTACGCCGCCGGACTCAGCCGCTGCTTCCTCTACATCCGTGGTGAGATGGCGCTCGCGCACGAGCGGGTCGCCAAGGCGCTCGACGATGCCTACGCGCACGGCTACATCGGCACGAACATCCTCGGCACCGACTTCTCCGTCGACATCGTCCTGCACTGGGGTGCGGGTGCCTACGTCGTCGGCGAGGAGACCGCACTCATCGAGTCGCTCGAAGGCGAGCGCGGCATGCCTCGCCTCAAGCCGCCGTACTTCCCGGCGGCGATCGGCCTGTACGGCAAGCCGACGATCGTCAACAACGTCGAGACGCTCTCGAACCTGCCGTTCATCGCACTCAACGGCTCGGCCGCCTACACGGCGATCGGCACCGAGACGTCGCCCGGCACGCGCATGATCGCCGTGTCCGGCCACGTCAAGCGACCCGGTGTGTTCGAGATCGTGAACGGCTCCACCACCTTCCGCGACCTGCTCTACGGCGACGAGTTCAGCCAGGGCATGCGCGACGGCCGCGAGCTCAAGGCGTTCGTGCCCGGCGGCGGTTCCGCGCCGTGGTTCCTGCCCGACCAGCTCGACATCTCGTTCGAAGGTCGCGAGGCGGGCTCGGCCGGTTCGATGCTCGGCTCGGGCGCCGTGATGGTGATGGACGACACGACCGACATCCCGGCTGCGGCGCTCACACTCGTCAAGTTCTACGCCCACGAGTCGTGCGGCAAGTGCGTCCCCTGTCGTGAGGGCGGCACCTGGCTGTACCGCATCGTCGAGCGCATCGTCGCCGGCGACGGCACCGACGCCGACCTCGAGACCATCCGCGAGGTCGGGCAGTCGATCTGCCCCGGTGAGATGCCGCATGCGTCGAGCGAACGGCTCGGCCTCGAGGCCGTGCCGTTCCCGTACAAGATGACGACGATCTGCTTCGTCGGACCATCGGCGTACGTGCCGATCCACTCGGCGATGACCCTGTTCCCCGAAGAGTTCGAAGCGATCGTGACGAAACGCGAAGTGCGCACCACGATCCCGGTCACGGCCGTCCCCGTGGGAGGTGAGTGA